One part of the Rutidosis leptorrhynchoides isolate AG116_Rl617_1_P2 chromosome 1, CSIRO_AGI_Rlap_v1, whole genome shotgun sequence genome encodes these proteins:
- the LOC139849122 gene encoding protein LURP-one-related 7-like, which yields MNEENQLNSNPPSPTANEQNLQLTNLMSSPAHIENVSILENLDDSALMDSHQQSIRQGATSAAPSLLLEVGERSALTQPEPETWHGYRKDSSEPKDIMFKVERTMNTFNKVEFEVLLNNANSDDPKKSIFKMRGSPFYRSCTIYNGETIVAHTSLMYKHGIRNVIVPRNKFRLTIFPGYADHDFIFALAVIFFYGRKLWI from the exons ATGAATGAGGAAAACCAACTTAATTCTAACCCACCTTCTCCCACTGCTAATGAACAAAATCTCCAATTAACCAACCTTATGAGCTCACCAGCTCATATTGAGAATGTCTCTATACTTGAAAACCTAGATGATTCAGCACTCATGGATTCACATCAACAATCCATTAGGCAAGGTGCTACTAGTGCCGCTCCATCACTTCTGCTAGAAGTTGGTGAGAGGAGTGCTTTAACCCAGCCTGAACCTG AAACTTGGCATGGTTATAGGAAGGACAGTAGTGAACCTAAAGATATAATGTTTAAAGTAGAGAGAACCATGAACACATTTAATAAAGTCGAGTTTGAAGTGCTCCTTAACAATGCAAATTCAGATGATCCAAAGAAGTCCATTTTCAAGATGAGAGGTTCTCCGTTCTATAGATCATGTACCATCTATAATGGCGAAACCATAGTAGCACAT ACTAGTCTTATGTACAAGCATGGGATTCGGAATGTAATTGTGCCAAGAAATAAGTTTCGACTAACCATATTCCCTGGATATGCTGATCATGATTTCATTTTTGCTTTGGCCGTGATATTTTTCTATGGTCGAAAATTGTGGATCTAA
- the LOC139849185 gene encoding uncharacterized protein translates to MWDWFTPIPSRAAQHLEEVSNKVGGVRMNTDCSDSWVWDGSSNGKFTSKKLNGLIDEKTIYAGANAKETLRNYLVPKKVEVFIWKARRKRLPVRMELDKRGIDLHSIRCPLCDDDIESVDHCLISCKKVIDVWSNVFKWWELGTFSFANLEEQLLGKHNQGTDEDILQAVIWSCCYLVWKNRNQMVFKNKCWNTPMALCEIQVKTFEWVAKRHKRKHIEWLSWFNNPSIFLH, encoded by the coding sequence ATGTGGGACTGGTTCACGCCGATTCCGAGCAGAGCTGCACAGCACCTGGAGGAGGTCAGCAACAAAGTTGGAGGCGTGAGAATGAACACAGATTGCAGCGATAGTTGGGTATGGGATGGTTCATCGAATGGTAAATTTACCTCAAAGAAGCTAAATGGTTTAATTGACGAGAAAACAATTTATGCGGGGGCAAACGCAAAAGAAACGCTTAGGAATTACTTGGTACCTAAAAAGGTTGAGGTATTCATTTGGAAAGCAAGGAGAAAACGGCTTCCGGTGCGTATGGAATTGGATAAGAGAGGGATTGATCTACACTCGATTCGTTGCCCACTTTGTGACGACGATATTGAGTCGGTGGATCATTGCCTTATCTCGTGTAAAAAAGTGATAGATGTGTGGTCAAATGTATTCAAGTGGTGGGAGTTAGGCACTTTTTCGTTTGCGAACTTAGAGGAACAACTGTTGGGAAAACATAACCAAGGTACGGATGAAGACATCTTGCAAGCGGTTATATggtcttgttgttatcttgtgtggAAAAATAGGAATCAAATGGTGTTCAAAAACAAATGTTGGAACACGCCCATGGCGTTATGCGAAATCCAAGTTAAGACTTTCGAATGGGTTGCGAAAAGACACAAAAGGAAGCATATCGAATGGCTCTCTTGGTTCAATAATCCTTCGATATTTTTACATTAG
- the LOC139857878 gene encoding uncharacterized protein, with protein MELEETFDVDDSDLILRPCKHHRTTTTTAPNTTAAVELSQSQTLARSQSKSQTLARSQSNSQTLALSQSKSQTLDTSLLQSETVESPLLYTIPGPAGLIQAAKLRKKLDNQVEHSMDTQDYIRKGGEDPEEDDDFQLSPWLSAIEFAYPDGGKSTLGEIKDYKKNGKLDKVVAVIKSCAPNALGDLTVVLKDTTGTISGTIHHKVLAEAEFAKALCVGSVLILHKVSVFSPSRSTHILNITKKNLVKVFKKDGGSAQIQTSQGSVQDSGRGTQAMHSEFSMELRSEGINLSTNCMNVEQETYAISSFGNQIRKTSNQGKNQVSVKDKEILKEAGRCENEHRAIENVTQMTEGNKNGPKGTDVVQIHLEPAKVVASLPVYTDEQLDILADIENDMF; from the exons ATGGAATTGGAAGAAACCTTTGATGTAGACGATTCTGATCTCATTCTCCGCCCCTGCAAACACCACCGCACTACCACCACGACTGCCCCTAACACCACTGCCGCCGTTGAACTCTCTCAATCTCAAACCCTAGCTCGCTCGCAATCGAAATCTCAAACCCTAGCTCGCTCGCAATCGAATTCTCAAACCCTAGCTCTATCGCAATCGAAATCTCAAACCCTAGATACCTCACTATTGCAATCTGAAACCGTAGAATCACCTCTATTATATACGATTCCAGGTCCCGCTGGTCTAATTCAGGCTGCCAAGCTTCGTAAAAAACTCGATAACCAGGTGGAACATTCGATGGATACACAAGATTATATAAGGAAAGGGGGTGAAGATCCAGAAGAGGATGATGACTTTCAGCTTAGTCCGTGGCTCTCGGCGATTGAGTTTGCTTATCCTGATGGCG GTAAGTCAACATTGGGCGAAATAAAGGATTATAAGAAAAACGGCAAACTTGATAAG GTTGTTGCTGTTATCAAGTCTTGTGCTCCAAATGCGCTAGGTGATCTGACGGTAGTGCTGAAA GATACTACAGGTACAATTTCTGGTACTATTCATCACAAAGTCCTTGCAGAGGCAGAGTTTGCCAAAGCTTTATGTGTAGGATCTGTTCTGATACTCCATAag GTTTCCGTATTTTCGCCATCACGATCAACTCATATACTTAACATTACTAAGAAGAATTTGGTGAAG GTATTTAAAAAAGATGGTGGATCAGCACAAATACAGACATCCCAGGGTTCTG TTCAAGATTCTGGAAGGGGGACACAAGCGATGCACAGTGAATTTTCTATGGAACTAAGATCAGAAGGAATCAATTTAAGTACTAATTGTATGAACGTCGAGCAAGAAACATATGCGATATCGTCATTTGGGAACCAAATCAGGAAGACCAGTAACCAAGGCAAAAATCAGGTGAGTGTGAAAGACAAAGAAATTTTAAAAGAAGCAGGAAGATGTGAAAATGAGCATAGAGCTATTGAAAATGTTACACAGATGACTGAAGGGAATAAAAATGGACCCAAAGGGACAGATGTAGTTCAGATTCATTTAGAACCTGCAAAAGTGGTTGCTTCATTACCGGTTTATACAGACGAACAGCTAGACATCCTCGCTGATATTGAGaatgatatgttttga
- the LOC139849239 gene encoding VQ motif-containing protein 20-like, with translation MSPTHFHAKQEPQHDGINNTFNHTLHKITTNIHRLPPSPSTGSSTSPDTLTTKPPQQQQQPRRPVIIYTHSPKVIHTHPRDFMALVQKLTGYTPQHDETTTQTNNNQDRRNHRGNIMEDNESTSVVTEDHGASVNDNIPQVNSNCFVDHNNNSGVGVNVGVGVGYDPYFLPNNSPVFQTGPNDFLCATSHQVPFYNHDPMFMNPNSYSSSSSLRVLKEYPDI, from the coding sequence ATGAGCCCTACACATTTCCATGCAAAACAAGAACCACAACATGACGGCATCAACAACACATTTAATCATACCCTACACAAAATCACCACCAACATCCACCGTCTTCCGCCGTCCCCTTCCACCGGTTCATCCACCTCACCCGACACCCTAACCACCAAaccaccgcaacaacaacaacaacctcgaCGTCCGGTCATCATTTACACACATTCACCAAAAGTGATCCATACACATCCGCGTGATTTCATGGCATTGGTTCAAAAACTAACCGGTTATACACCGCAACACGATGAGACTACTACACAAACTAATAATAATCAAGATCGAAGAAACCATCGAGGGAATATTATGGAAGATAATGAATCAACATCTGTTGTAACCGAAGATCATGGTGCTAGTGTTAATGATAATATTCCTCAAGTGAATTCTAACTGTTttgttgatcataataataatagtggtgTTGGTGTTAATGTTGGTGTTGGGGTTGGATATGATCCTTATTTTCTCCCAAATAATTCACCGGTTTTTCAAACGGGCCCGAATGATTTCTTGTGCGCAACAAGTCATCAGGTTCCGTTTTATAATCATGATCCAATGTTTATGAATCCGAATTCATATTCTTCTTCATCGTCATTGCGTGTACTCAAAGAGTATCCGGATATTTGA